A stretch of DNA from Molothrus ater isolate BHLD 08-10-18 breed brown headed cowbird chromosome Z, BPBGC_Mater_1.1, whole genome shotgun sequence:
ACAGCAATGTCCCTCAGGGAGGCAGCTTCTGTCACTAAAAGTTTTGTTAAGCTCCCTCAAAGGGAGACAACGGCCCTCCACGAGGCGAGAAGAGCAATCAAAGTTTGGTATTGTTTGTTTAATGGCACTTTCGTTCCTCTGAACAATGATGTTAAAGTCTTCTGTGCAACTTAAGGAGCAAAGAAGACCAAATGCTGGTTCAACGCTGCTTCTATGAAGTCTACTTGTAAACCAAAAAGATCAAAGCTCACAGACTAATCCACAAGGGAGCCAAACTCTTTTCCAGCATCCCTGTGTGATGTACTGCTTTCCTTGTGCCTAACTTATCCTGCCATAACATTTACCTATGCTTATGTGCAGACATCCTTAGGTAGCTGACTCCAGACCTTATCCTGTGATTCATCACCTATAATGCACCAGTAACATACAAAATCAGAGTTCACCTTGTCTTGACCTGCAGGTGGGACATAAATAAGCAATACAGCAGCAACACCGTCCTTTTGCCATTGAAGGGCTGCAAATACCTTGCAAGTAGCtataaggagaaaaatgttgGAACCAGCAGCCTTCCTCCCCAGGAACACCTTCAGAGAATCCAGAGAGCACAGCttggagcacagagctgctgagtgGGAACTGCTCCCTCCTGACATCTGCCTTGGGACTCCTTTTTCCACAGCTCACCATCAGCTCATGCCCCTGTGTTTAGGCCTTGCAGAAATTAATTGATTACTGAATCCCAGTTCAGGAAAAAGGCAGCAAGTGGATAAGAGAGTTTggtgagtttaaaaaaaatattattaaaatattaatgtctGTATTTatgtagtttttaaaaatattttgtatgtaTGTGATGCACTACATACACCAAAGATGAAAAAGTTGTCCATAGATCAAATGTCTCATGGCTAAAAACATCTTTCTGATGACAAACCTAAGTTGACAACTCTGTTAATAGGATTAGGTTCATTAAGGGTCTACTTTCTCTTATAAATCTGGCCCAGATAGCATACAGCTTTAGATTTTACATGGCAAAGGGGGGCCCTGCTTAGTCCTGAATTTCATGCTTTTACTTAAAGTGCTTGCTAGTGATTGATACTGGTAATATTCAGTGTTTCTAGACCATACTAGGCTACCTGAAATTACtttcaattttcaaaatatttaatgcattATCACAAGCCTGAGAGCATTTGCTGCCAGTGTGTTGTATTACAGCACTGAATTGTTTTTCAGGGACACATTAGCATGCATGTAGtagtttcattttcttcctgctaTAACATGTTTTCATAAGGGCTGATGAAAACCAAGAAATGCTATATAGGGAGAAACAAATGCAGGAAAATGTGTCCTGCAATATTGTTTTCTGGCTTAGAGCTACTCTCCAACCTTGGAGACGAATCTTCTATTGTTATTACTGAAATATGGCCTTGGAGAGCACTTGGTACATGCCAAAGCCAAGATCCTACTGGAGATGGGTCAGAACACCACTGCATACTTGTGTGTCTGTGAGGAGCTCAGCCAAGGGGGACTGGTGACCTGGACACCATCTCCAGCTGTGAAAAGCTCTACAAGTGGGAGAATTTGAAAACCAGAGACACCCAGCTCCACTGATGTTTAGCTGAGACCTGGACACTCGAGTATCCTGGAGCTTTCCAAAGCAGCCCTCTTGGAGCTGCAAGCTCTGGCAAGACGCGGGGTAAATGCTGttcaggagctgtggcagcctaTGCCTCCGAAAGGAAAGCAAGGCCTAATGATATTTTACTCCTCAGCTGCTAATTAAAATGCTGGTGTTTAGAGACTTAGACCTCCAATCCAATCAATCACTTAAAATCTTGgacttaatttttttgcatAATTAATCTTTCTGTAATTAAACTCACCCTCAGGGTATGTTGTCCAGCTAGAGCACCAGAGGAACCAGGCTTTACGAGTGGAATACATCTTACCTGAGTTCAGATGTCACCTGGCTTCCCTCTGGAATAGACACAGCCACTGGGGGGTGACCCAACTCCACCCTGAATGCTTATTTAAAAGTTTGGCTAGATGAGGCTACAGGTGCTGGTTTCTTCCTGTTGATGATGAGTCCCTAAATGACTTGTTTGGATTAAGCACTACATTTTTTAGCAGCCAAATTTACAGGAGAGAGATTCTTTACCTTCCTCCATTTTAATTAATCAAAAAGCATGGGAAAGTACTGATCAGAAAATGAGTGGTAATGActcagagctggcaggtgagTAATACAAATAAACTTTCAAATTGCTAAGAAGCACATATCCTTGAGGGGTATAAGTGAAATATGCCAACATCTTCCCAGTAGTGACAGATCAGAGCGAATGTGTGATCCAAACCCCTGGGAAGAGTACTCTGTCCTGTATTACGTCtctgctgcccatggcagaagcCTACAAAATAacacagtaattaaaaaaattatttgaaatatgttGCTTGAAGATTTTACTTTcaatattttggttttcctggAAATAATTGACAGTGCCAAGATCactaaaggaaaaggaatgggCAGTTTAAAATTGGTTGAAATTTGGCCTCTGGACTAGATGAGCTCATGAGCTACAGGCTTACCTTGGGCAGTCTGTACTTTTCTCTCAGGTGAACCCTCAGAACAGCTCGCTCTGCTTTTTTCTGCGCAAATGCTGCATCTCTTTCCATCctggaaatcagaaaaaatgttCCTTCAAGATGCTAATAAAAACAATCTTTTGAACTAAACCAGTTGCTTGGCTGCGAAAAGCTACGCATGGGAGTTATTGCCCAAGATAAGTAACTTGTCCAAAGGCAGAAAAGGAGCAATAGCAATAAAGTGATGCCAAGGGGCCACACTTCCTGTGCTTCTGTTACCTGTGAATTTTCCTGGTCTTTCTTTGTGCATTATTTGTTTCATAAGAGCAATGAATTCTGAAGCTTCCCGGTATGGAAGAGCACTGACTTAATCAGtgattttataaaatttttcttaGATTTAAGAACTGGtctgtacctttttttttttttttttttttagattacGTATGCATTTATTTGCGAAATGTGTCTCCTCAAAGATTTTTGGTAACATGTTTCAGTATAGGTATTTTGGCACATAAAAGCTACTtccaaattaaatattaatgagtgtttggatttttctccctctaagaacaaaacccccacaaacaaATCTAAAATCTGAGAAGTTCCCAAAGCCTGGTTGGTTACCGGTTCTAAACTGCCTGAGCACAAGTTCAGCAGGGCATATTTACTCATTTGGTCTCCACTCCCGCACAGCTGAGCACTGGGCAAAATCTGTGGAGCCCTGAAACAGGAGCATGCTCTGCCCATGTCAGAGCTTTCTGACACAGCACCACATCTCATCCAGAGATGATCTTTTCTCTTAGAGTTTCTAACTGTCCTATGGGGgtattcctgctctgcttcctcgGTACAGCTCGGCAGGGAAAGGACACGTGCCCCACTTAAAAACAGTACAGAAGTAATTCTTTTCCCAGGCATTTCCCTATCCCAGGAATCCTGTGTTTCTTTGTAGTCTCCCTGAAGCAGCTTCCTGCCAGCAGGTGGTCATTTCTCTTTTAGATATCACTTGACAAAAGACAGAGCAAAacattctgtgctttttttccagaCCAAATGAGACCTCTTTAGGGCTTCCTGATTGAAATGTCTGATGCTAAATACAGACCTGGATACCTCAAATTCCATCAGTCATTAACCTGGCACCTATAATCATCTTACAAGAAGGATTTACACAACCATTATGTAATTGACCATTAGAGGAACAGATGCATTTGAGATTTAAAAGTCAATcgttttatttataattatgcATGGTTTGAACTCCTACACACCCCAAGTCTTCCATTTTACTTGTTTTCATAAACACAGGAAGTGATAAAGATTGTCTTTACAGACAAAATTGAGACTTAATTGGTTTTAAAGTTCTGCTTTATTTAGtagattttaggaaaaaaaaatcttaaaccTTTGCTCAAGATAAGAGAGCACTCAGTACTTTTTCAGGTCTGCCACAATAAATGTGGACAATGAAATATTACATATTGAAAGTGTACTCCATGTGGAGTTCTAGAACAAATCATATACATTAGAGAATTAAATCCTGCACTACAAGCATCTTGGAAAATGTTTCTAGATAAAGTAACATCACCTAGGAATGAGTCCAGCATATCAAGCTGTGGATGGAGATAGCAGGAAAGCATAGGAGAGAGTTACAAGatggggggcgggggggggcggGAAGAGGGAATGTAATATTTTACCATTTCCAGCTGAGGAacttttattttggaaagtCTTTCTAGCAGAGATTCAtctacttttttaaaaaatagtgaaGAGCAGCATGTTTGGCTTTTTCTTGGGTTATTTTCATTTGCACAAAGTTACCAAGAATCAGCCCCGTATTCATAATAAGGGAACAGGTACTCACTTCTCTTCCACCATTTGCTTTTGATATTCCTCATACTCCTCTCTGgtcattcctgcagctgctgctggatcaGAAGGAGtgctttcttctttgctttCGTCCCCTCCACCTCCAAGTCCCAAATTCTTTACCTGGTTGCTCAACATACTTTTCATTAGAAAGGCCATCTtctcaaaaaaaggaaaaaaaaacaaaaaaaaaaacccaaaacaaacaaaacaaaacaaaaaaggagctATAAGAAAACAACTCCAAGAAAgccaaacagaaaatgttttcaaacaCAACAGTTGTAAGCGAGAGAGTTTCTACAGCCACATCAGCTCTTCAAGGGCACAATGCTAGTGAAACGTGAATGCCAAAACCAGTTTGTCAGCCATAATCTGGATTAAAGAAAGAACTCCTTAATATATAGAGGCAGATGGTTCAGATTActcaaaaaaaatcattagatGCAACTACCTACTTTTTCTATTAATACTTTAAGCTAattgtacacacacacacacaaaaatcaaTTGTAGTGTGCAATAGCATTTTGACATCTTCAGTCTTGAAGTTTGCTCTCACTTTCACAGAGATCACAACATTCCCTGGATTTGAAGTTAAAACCCGCTTGACTCAATAGCCataataaaacagcaaaattcaGGCTACTGAGCAGAAACCCCTCAGATTTGAGATTTGAAAACTTGAATTCTTCATTAAGCAAAACCCCTTATTCTTTTTATCCATGCATATTTTATCCCACtggacagaaatattttgtgtggtttttctTCAGCCCCTCTTC
This window harbors:
- the CPLX4 gene encoding complexin-4 produces the protein MAFLMKSMLSNQVKNLGLGGGGDESKEESTPSDPAAAAGMTREEYEEYQKQMVEEKMERDAAFAQKKAERAVLRVHLREKYRLPKSELDENQIQMAGDDVGLPEDLQKMVAEDQEEEEDKDSILGQLQNIQNMDMDAIKEKAQATFTEMKQAAEQKCSMM